Genomic window (Vampirovibrionales bacterium):
ATCTCATGGCGGCGCTCGATTACACCGGCATCCTGTGCGTGGAGCTGTTTGTGACTCGCGATCGTCGTCTTTTAATTAACGAAATTGCGCCGCGCGTGCATAATTCGGGTCACCTCACGCGCGAAGGCTTTGTGGACAGTCAATTCGCTTGTCATCTTCAGGCGGGCTGCGGCCTTGCCTTTGGCCCGGTCGTCAGGCGAGCGCCCGCAGCGGCGATGGTTAATCTGCTGGGCGATTTATGGTTTGCCGGCGCAAACGCCGCCCCGCAAGAGCCTGATTGGACGGCGCTGAAAGCCTTTCCTGACGCCGCGCTGACGCTCTACGGAAAACCGGAGGCCCGATCGGGGCGCAAGATGGGCCATCTGGTCGTCACCGGAGAGCACCCGCACGCATGCGTCGCGCAAGCCCTTGCGGCGCGCGAAGCCTTGACGGCGACAGCGGCGACGGCTGCATCGCAATCCCGCTGCCCGTGAGTCGTTTGAACCGAAGCGATCGCGCGGCATTGATGGCTGCGGCGCAAGCGGCTGGCGAAACCTGTGACGCCGCGATTGCCCTGGCTCAAGCCGGAATGCTTGCCTCCACCGGCGATCTGGAAGACGTTGTGAATCGCTTGCTGCGCGAACACCGCGCCAGCGCCCCGTTTAAAAGCTTTGAAGGCTTTGGGTTTGCCTGCTGCGTCTCTCTGAATGCGGAAATCGTCAACGGTCCGCCCTTACCGGCGCGTCCCTTGCAGGCTGGCGACCTGTTGAGCGTGGCAGTGGGCGCGCAGATTCGAGGGTTTCATGGCAAGGCTGCCAGAACGGTCTATCTCGGCGGCGATACGCCGCCGCCGGACGTGACGCGCTTGTTGACGGGGACGCGCGCCGTGTTTGATCGCTTGCGCGAGAATCCTGCCGGATGTAAGCGTATTGGCGACCTCGGGGCGTGGATTCGCCACGCTGCTGATGCGTATGACCTGCGCGTGGTGGTCGACAGCGGCGGTTGGGGTATCGGCAAGCGCCTGCATCAGGATCCGCCCGCGCCCAATCTGGCGCACGGGCCCGGCGTCGATGCGCTGGATCTGCCGTTGACGCCCGATCTGGCGCTGACCCTGATGCCCATGATGACGCTGGGCGCAGAGGGCGCGTTTATCATCGCCGAAGACGGCTGGACGCAAGTCAGCGCCGATGGCGCGCTGACGGCGCATTTCGCCGAAACCTTGCTGGTGAGCGCAGACGGGATTGAAATCATCAGCGCGTCGGGTTGCTCGCCGTCTCTGGCAGAAGGCTGACGCTGAAAAACGCTTATTCTGACGCTGTGAGAGCCGCCGCCAGCACCAAAGGCTCGACCTCGCCCAGCGTTTCGGGGAGCGGATTTTTGGAAGCGCAGCCCAGCGTTTCGAATTTACGCAATTGCGGCAGCAGTCGACTGGACATCGAGCGCTGGGCGTCCTGATACCCGTTGACCACGGTGTTGAGGCCTGCGCCGAGCCGTTCGAACTTCTGCACAAACGTCACTGCGCGCTTGTGCAATTCTTCGCCAATTTGCCGGATTTCCTCGGCGTCGCGCGACAGTCGGACCTGACGCCATTCGTAGGCCACGGCCTTGAGAATCGCCATCAGAATCAGTGGACTGGCCAGAATGACGTTGCGACGAAAGGCGCTTTCCATTAGATCCGGGCGGGTTTCCAAGGCGACGCGCAGCATCGATTCGCGCGGGACGAACAGGACGACAAAATCGACGCTTTCTTTCACCTGGGCTTCATAGGCTTTGGCGCTGAGCTTGCCGATTTCGGCTTCGAGCGCGCGGGCGTGACGGCTGCGTTCTTCCTGCAGCGCGGCCTCGTCGCCGCTGAGATCGGCCATGCGCTCCAGTGCGCCTAGCAGGGTTTTGGCGTCAATCAACAGGCAACGTCCGTTGGTCAGCGGGATTTTAATATCGGGGCGCAGCGCGCCGACGCTCACCTGCTCTTCAAACGTGACGCCGGAGGCTTCCAGCAATCGCGCTAACTCCAGTTCGCCCCAATCGCCGCGTCCTTTGCTGTTGCTCAGCGCGTCGGCGAGTTGGCGATTCACCCCTAAGAAGGTCTCCAGTTGCGTTTTGAGCGAGAGGGTTTCTTTATCCTGGCGTTCCACCAGCTCTTTCAGGGGTTTTAACATGGCGTCAATGGCGGATACTTCCTGACGTCGCTCTTTTTCGGCCACGGCGTCGAGATCGGCGAGTCGATCTTTCAGGACTTTTTGACTGAGGGTTTCAAAGGCCTCGCGGAGCTGCTCACGCAGCGGCGTCATTTCCGCCTGAAGCGCCTGCAAGCGCGTCTGAGCCGTCAGGGCCTGCTCGCGCGTTTCCTGCAGTTCGCGCGCGCGGGTCTGTAGCGCAATGTCTTGCTGGCTGAGCGCTTCGGTGATTCGGGCCGCGTCCGCTTCCAGATGAGCGATCAGACCGCGCTGACGCTCAGTGTCAAGATCGGACGCGGCCCGCGCGCGCGTCCAGCGGCGATCGAGAATCATCCAGCAAAGCCCGCCGCCTGCCAGCGCGCCCAGCGTGAGGGCGATGAAAGCGGTTTCCCAATTCCATATCAGCATCAGCGGCCTCGATTCCTTCTATTGAGAGGGTTCTATCACGGACGGCTGGCTTCAGCGCGCCGACTGGCCAGGTACTGTTGCGCTTCTTCGCGATCGTCAAAGTGAATAGCGCCATCGGCCAGAAGTTGGTAGTCTTCGTGGCCTTTGCCGGCCAGCACCACGACGTCGCGCGGCCCGGCCCCGTCGATGGCCTGACGAATCGCCGATCGCCGATCGGCGTTTACCGCCATGCGCTGGGCGTCAAACGTCTGAATGCCGCTGAGGATATCGCTGATAATCTGCTGAGGATCTTCGCTGCGCGGATTATCGGAGGTGACGATCACCGCATCGGCGAGACGTTCGGCAATCGCGCCCATTTTGGGGCGCTTGGTGGCGTCGCGATCGCCGCCGCAGCCAAACACCACCCATAAACGGCCGCCGCTGGGCGTGACTTGCCTGGCCGCCGCCAGCACGTTTTCCAGCCCGTCGGGGGTGTGGGCGTAATCGACAATCACCGCCGGTTCGCTGGCCACCACTTCAAAGCGTCCGCGCACCCCGCGCACGGCTGCCAGAGAATCGGCTGCGGCGGCCAGCGGTACGCCCATCGCCAGCGCGCCTGCCAGGGCCGCCAGCGCGTTATACACGCTAAAACGACCGGCGATTAGCAGCGTCACGAGCCGTTCGCCTTGCGGCGTGACGGCTCTGAACGACGCGCCATCAATCGTATAGGTCGCCTCCACGGCGCGGACGTCCGCGCTAGGATTCTCCAGCGCGTAGGTCAGCGGATGAATCCCGGGTGGGCAGGCCTCTAAAAACGTCTGCGCCCACGGGTCGTCCAGATTAATTACGGCGGCGGCTGGCGGCGTCAGTCCGCTGAACAACAACGCTTTGGCGCTGGCGTAATCGGCCATTGTCCGGTGAAAATCCAGATGATCCTGCGTGAGATTGGTAATGATGGCGCACTGAAAGCGACACCCGTACACGCGGCGCTGGCTCAGCGCATGAGAACTGACCTCCATCACGACCGTATCCGCCCCCGCGTCGCGCATCTGCGCCAGCGTAGCCTGTAGATCTTCAGCCATCGGCGTGGTGTGGCCCGTGGATTCATACGCGTCGGGCTCCGCCGCTGCGTCGCCCGCCATGCGCTGGCCCAGCGTCCCCACCAGCCCCACGCGTCGCCCGACGTCGCGTAGAATGGTCTCCAGCAAATGGGTCACAGTGGTTTTGCCGTTGGTCCCGGTGACGCCGACGAGGGTCAAGGCGCGTCCCGGCTCGCCGTAAAACTGGCTGCACAGCGCGCCCAGCGCCAACGCCGCATCGTCTGCGGTGATCAGCGCGGCTCCAGCGTCGCGGCAGGCGGCCTCGAACTGCGCTGCGCGACTGCTCGAGGCGATGATAGCGGCAGCGCCCGCCGCGAGCGCGCTGGAAATATAACGATGCCCATCGGCGTGTTCACCCGCCAGCGCCACAAAGGCGAATCCGGGGCGCACGCGACGGGAATCCGCCGTTACGCCGGTAATCTCGGGATCGCCGTCCCCTATCGACGTCAAGACAGGCTTCGACACAATAGACGAGAGGGGGCGCGTCAGCGTGGTGAGTTTCATGAGAGGGGCTTGCCTTTCCTCTAAAGCTTGGGAAGCTTGCGTTCGATGGATTTCTGCGACAGTTTTGCCGGATTAATGCCCAGATATGGCATGGTCTCGTCGGCGATGGCCTTGAAAATAGGCCCTGCGACCGTACTTCCCCACGATTCTGCCATAGTGGGACTGTCAATCACCACCATCATCAGCGCGCGCGGGGCTTCAGCGGGATAATACCCAATAAACGAGGTAAAGCGCTGATTGGTATATCCGCGCCCGCCTTCGACCGGCTTGCGGGACGTGCCGGTTTTTCCGGCGACCGACACGCCTTCCAGGCGAACGGTCGATGTTTTCTGCCGATCGATGCTCTGGCGAAGCAAATCGGTCAGGCTGTCGGCGGTTTGGGCGGAAATTACGCGTCGTTGTACGCGTTGATGACGGTTGGCGATGATATAGGGCATATTCCAGATGCCGTGATTGGCGATCGCCGCCACGCCTGCGGCCATTTGCAACGGCGTGGCCGCCAGCCCGTACCCAAAGCCGATATTGGCATGCGTGGATTCAGACCATTCGCTAATCGGCAGCAAGATGCCGCGCGATTCGCCGGGGAGATCGACCCCGGTGCGCTTGCCCATGCCAAAGGCGCGCAGCAGATTGTACTGCGGTTCTTTGGGCATCATCATCGAGATCTTGGCGCTGCCGATGTTGCTGGAGTGCTCAAACAGAGAGACCAGATCAATCATGCCGGGATGCGGGCGTCGGTAGTAATCGTAGTTCTCGATGGTCCAGCCGCCGATTTTCATGCGCCCCGTGTCCAGAATGCGAGAATCAGGGCGCACCACGCCGGTTTCAAGTCCGCAGGCGACCGTGATAATTTTCATCGTAGAGCCGGGCGGATAGACGTCTGTCACGGCCCAGTTTTTAAGGGTTTCTGCTGACGTTTTGCCAAAATGCAGGGGGTCATACGTGGGCCAGACGGCGAAGGCCAGAATCTCGCCGGTTTGCGGATTCAGCATAATCACCGCGCCGCGCAACGCCTTGCTCCGCGCAATGCCAGCGGCCAGCTCGCGTTCGGCGACAAACTGAATCCGTGAATCTATCGTTAAATGGGCGTCTTCTGCTTTAGGTTCTCGCAGAACCATCTCCAGATTGACTTTGTCCAGATTCATCACGCCGCCCTTGCCGTCCAATTCGGCGACGCCCAAGCCCTGAGGCGGTTTTTTCAGAATATCGCGCGCGCTCCATTCGACGCCTGCGCTGATATCGGCCTCATCGTTAACATACCCAAGCAGATGCCCGGCCAAAGTGCCTTGCGGATAATTGCGCACCGGCTTCTTGGCGATATCCATGCCGGGAATGGGGATGCGTCGGGTTAACGGGCGTCCCTGATCGTCGGTCAGCGGCAGGCCGGTTTTGGGATGTTTCAGCGGCAGGACGACGCGCGCGCTTTGAATGCGGTCGATCACCGCGCGCGGCAGGTCGCGCGCCAGCCGAATCGTCGGAAACTGATCCGCAGGCTGAGAAAGCAGCCCCGCGACGCGCTCAAATGGAAGATTTGCAGGCATGGCAAGCGCCGGGGCCAGCGCCGCCGCCACCTGATAAGGCGAGGCTTTGAAAAAATAGCGCGGGTGCGCGTATAAATCGTATAAAAACGTGTCTTCCGCCAGAATCACCCCGTTACGATCCAGAATCCGTCCGCGATTATACAGATTGGCAGACGAGCTGCGCGCTTTTCGCGCCTTCTGCTCCAGATTGGCGGCATCCCAAACCTGAACGTAAAAAAGCCGGCATGCGACCGCCGCGCCCAATGCCGCCAGCAGAACGAACGCTGCAGCAAAGCGCCTCTGGCGACGACGTCCCGCTGCATCGGACGCAGAT
Coding sequences:
- a CDS encoding M24 family metallopeptidase, which produces MSRLNRSDRAALMAAAQAAGETCDAAIALAQAGMLASTGDLEDVVNRLLREHRASAPFKSFEGFGFACCVSLNAEIVNGPPLPARPLQAGDLLSVAVGAQIRGFHGKAARTVYLGGDTPPPDVTRLLTGTRAVFDRLRENPAGCKRIGDLGAWIRHAADAYDLRVVVDSGGWGIGKRLHQDPPAPNLAHGPGVDALDLPLTPDLALTLMPMMTLGAEGAFIIAEDGWTQVSADGALTAHFAETLLVSADGIEIISASGCSPSLAEG
- the rmuC gene encoding DNA recombination protein RmuC, with amino-acid sequence MLIWNWETAFIALTLGALAGGGLCWMILDRRWTRARAASDLDTERQRGLIAHLEADAARITEALSQQDIALQTRARELQETREQALTAQTRLQALQAEMTPLREQLREAFETLSQKVLKDRLADLDAVAEKERRQEVSAIDAMLKPLKELVERQDKETLSLKTQLETFLGVNRQLADALSNSKGRGDWGELELARLLEASGVTFEEQVSVGALRPDIKIPLTNGRCLLIDAKTLLGALERMADLSGDEAALQEERSRHARALEAEIGKLSAKAYEAQVKESVDFVVLFVPRESMLRVALETRPDLMESAFRRNVILASPLILMAILKAVAYEWRQVRLSRDAEEIRQIGEELHKRAVTFVQKFERLGAGLNTVVNGYQDAQRSMSSRLLPQLRKFETLGCASKNPLPETLGEVEPLVLAAALTASE
- a CDS encoding UDP-N-acetylmuramoyl-L-alanyl-D-glutamate--2,6-diaminopimelate ligase, whose protein sequence is MKLTTLTRPLSSIVSKPVLTSIGDGDPEITGVTADSRRVRPGFAFVALAGEHADGHRYISSALAAGAAAIIASSSRAAQFEAACRDAGAALITADDAALALGALCSQFYGEPGRALTLVGVTGTNGKTTVTHLLETILRDVGRRVGLVGTLGQRMAGDAAAEPDAYESTGHTTPMAEDLQATLAQMRDAGADTVVMEVSSHALSQRRVYGCRFQCAIITNLTQDHLDFHRTMADYASAKALLFSGLTPPAAAVINLDDPWAQTFLEACPPGIHPLTYALENPSADVRAVEATYTIDGASFRAVTPQGERLVTLLIAGRFSVYNALAALAGALAMGVPLAAAADSLAAVRGVRGRFEVVASEPAVIVDYAHTPDGLENVLAAARQVTPSGGRLWVVFGCGGDRDATKRPKMGAIAERLADAVIVTSDNPRSEDPQQIISDILSGIQTFDAQRMAVNADRRSAIRQAIDGAGPRDVVVLAGKGHEDYQLLADGAIHFDDREEAQQYLASRRAEASRP
- a CDS encoding penicillin-binding protein 2 translates to MPSPSRPSGSRARLDRASASDAAGRRRQRRFAAAFVLLAALGAAVACRLFYVQVWDAANLEQKARKARSSSANLYNRGRILDRNGVILAEDTFLYDLYAHPRYFFKASPYQVAAALAPALAMPANLPFERVAGLLSQPADQFPTIRLARDLPRAVIDRIQSARVVLPLKHPKTGLPLTDDQGRPLTRRIPIPGMDIAKKPVRNYPQGTLAGHLLGYVNDEADISAGVEWSARDILKKPPQGLGVAELDGKGGVMNLDKVNLEMVLREPKAEDAHLTIDSRIQFVAERELAAGIARSKALRGAVIMLNPQTGEILAFAVWPTYDPLHFGKTSAETLKNWAVTDVYPPGSTMKIITVACGLETGVVRPDSRILDTGRMKIGGWTIENYDYYRRPHPGMIDLVSLFEHSSNIGSAKISMMMPKEPQYNLLRAFGMGKRTGVDLPGESRGILLPISEWSESTHANIGFGYGLAATPLQMAAGVAAIANHGIWNMPYIIANRHQRVQRRVISAQTADSLTDLLRQSIDRQKTSTVRLEGVSVAGKTGTSRKPVEGGRGYTNQRFTSFIGYYPAEAPRALMMVVIDSPTMAESWGSTVAGPIFKAIADETMPYLGINPAKLSQKSIERKLPKL